From the genome of Staphylococcus haemolyticus, one region includes:
- a CDS encoding ISL3 family transposase, whose translation MCKSILNTLRIKDKNLNFSDEVTEKKHKGRMSLFYYAELTYQPTHCENCSTKNENFSIVKNGKKTSTITLLKIMEMPAYLELQKQRFYCKSCDSHFTAKSNIVDAHCFISNKTKLAVLDKVQEYRSQKSIAKSCLVSSMTVSRVINQAASDVGQSSFEALPEHLMMDEFKSVKNVIGKMSFIYADAVSNRIVDVVADRKLKSLKDHFYRYSLKLRQKVKIVTIDMYESYMSLIKQIFPNAKIIIDRFHIVQSLNRALNMSRVHVMNCYRTSNRPLYNKYKSYWKLFLKPFETLEAFNYHKVHLFKEWKSEKVIINYLLGVDIELFNTYHYVHELRRLLKENQIEKFNHKLFSIHLSDVCPKLRPVIRTLRRLAAFIENTMTYSNLTNGPLEGINNKIKLIKRLSFGYRNYDNLRNRIIITSRLFASTTKKEIKQPKVA comes from the coding sequence ATGTGTAAGTCTATATTAAATACATTAAGAATTAAAGATAAAAATCTAAATTTTTCAGATGAAGTGACTGAGAAAAAACATAAAGGACGAATGAGCTTGTTTTACTATGCCGAGCTCACTTATCAACCTACACATTGTGAAAATTGTTCAACTAAAAATGAAAATTTCTCTATAGTAAAAAATGGTAAGAAAACCTCAACGATTACTTTACTTAAAATTATGGAAATGCCCGCTTATTTAGAACTTCAAAAACAAAGATTTTATTGTAAATCATGTGACAGTCATTTTACTGCTAAATCTAATATTGTCGACGCTCATTGTTTTATTTCTAATAAAACAAAACTTGCAGTTTTAGATAAAGTACAAGAATACCGCTCTCAAAAATCTATCGCTAAGTCATGCTTAGTATCATCAATGACTGTGTCTAGAGTGATTAATCAAGCGGCAAGCGACGTAGGTCAGTCTTCTTTTGAAGCTCTACCTGAACACTTAATGATGGACGAATTTAAAAGTGTTAAAAATGTTATAGGAAAAATGAGCTTTATTTATGCAGATGCTGTATCGAACCGCATCGTAGATGTGGTAGCGGATCGTAAGTTAAAATCGCTTAAAGATCATTTTTATCGCTATTCTTTAAAACTCAGACAAAAAGTCAAAATAGTAACGATTGATATGTATGAATCATATATGTCACTAATCAAACAAATATTTCCTAACGCAAAGATTATTATTGATCGTTTTCATATTGTTCAATCTTTAAATCGAGCGTTAAATATGTCTAGAGTTCATGTAATGAATTGTTATAGAACCTCTAATAGACCGCTTTATAATAAATATAAAAGTTATTGGAAACTATTTCTTAAACCTTTTGAAACGCTAGAAGCATTTAATTATCATAAAGTCCATTTATTTAAAGAGTGGAAAAGCGAAAAAGTCATTATAAATTACTTATTAGGTGTAGATATAGAATTATTTAATACATATCACTACGTTCATGAGCTAAGAAGATTATTAAAAGAAAATCAAATAGAGAAATTTAATCATAAACTCTTTTCTATTCATCTTTCAGATGTGTGTCCTAAATTACGCCCAGTCATTAGAACTTTAAGACGATTAGCAGCTTTCATTGAAAATACTATGACATATTCTAACCTGACCAACGGTCCGTTAGAAGGAATTAATAATAAAATCAAACTCATTAAAAGGTTATCTTTTGGTTATAGAAATTATGATAATTTGCGTAATCGAATTATTATAACTTCGCGACTATTTGCCTCAACAACAAAAAAAGAGATTAAACAACCTAAGGTTGCTTAA
- a CDS encoding sterile alpha motif-like domain-containing protein: MSFYEFMQNFVGDDTPLGELVNWINQDSNFPRDVKSQVEVLSYFRNNPCPENIPVTIVKRALAVFNQFTNV, from the coding sequence TTGAGCTTTTACGAATTTATGCAAAATTTTGTTGGTGATGACACACCATTAGGTGAATTGGTAAATTGGATTAATCAAGATAGCAATTTCCCTAGAGACGTGAAGAGCCAAGTAGAAGTATTGTCATATTTTCGAAATAATCCATGTCCAGAAAACATACCCGTGACTATCGTTAAAAGAGCATTGGCTGTTTTTAACCAATTCACAAATGTATGA
- a CDS encoding CHAP domain-containing protein, translating into MKFKKLFSRLLLATGIMFAGTFTYQNIEHTHVSKAASYNYYTKGQCTWWAYQRRAQLGKPVSNRWGNAKNWYYNAKRSGYRTGHTPKRYAVMQSTAGYYGHVAVVERVYSNGSIKVSEYNYNRPSAYGTRYLSKWSARNYNYIY; encoded by the coding sequence ATGAAATTTAAAAAATTATTTTCACGTCTTTTACTCGCTACTGGAATCATGTTCGCAGGAACTTTTACATATCAAAACATTGAACACACGCACGTATCTAAAGCCGCTTCATATAATTACTATACGAAAGGTCAATGTACTTGGTGGGCATATCAACGCCGTGCTCAACTTGGCAAACCTGTTTCAAATCGTTGGGGAAATGCAAAAAACTGGTATTACAACGCAAAACGCTCTGGTTACAGAACTGGTCACACGCCTAAACGCTACGCAGTAATGCAATCTACTGCAGGATATTATGGTCACGTTGCTGTAGTTGAACGTGTATATAGTAATGGTAGTATTAAAGTTTCTGAATATAATTACAATAGACCTAGTGCATACGGAACTCGCTACTTAAGTAAATGGTCTGCACGTAATTATAATTACATCTACTAA
- a CDS encoding LrgB family protein, whose product MTLIQAILMILLTVVMYFAAKKLQQKYDNPFLNPALVGSVGVIIVLLLTHQNYHDYMTGGKWINHLLNATVVCLAYPLYKNRHKIIENLSIIFSSVMVGVILNFVLVFTSLNLLGYDEETIVTILPRSITAAVGIEVSQELGGTDTITVLFIITTGLIGSMMGSMLLKVGNFKTSIARGLTYGNASHAFGTAKALEHDNESGAFSSIGMILTAVISSILIPIMIILFY is encoded by the coding sequence ATGACATTGATTCAAGCTATCTTAATGATATTGTTGACCGTCGTTATGTATTTTGCTGCAAAAAAGCTACAACAAAAATATGATAATCCCTTTTTGAACCCAGCGCTAGTTGGTTCGGTCGGTGTCATTATTGTATTATTGTTAACACATCAAAACTATCATGATTATATGACAGGTGGTAAATGGATTAACCACTTATTAAATGCCACTGTTGTATGTTTAGCTTACCCACTTTATAAGAATCGACATAAAATCATTGAGAATTTAAGTATTATTTTTTCAAGCGTGATGGTTGGCGTAATACTTAATTTTGTGTTAGTGTTTACCTCGTTAAACTTATTGGGTTACGACGAGGAGACGATTGTAACAATATTACCTCGTTCGATAACAGCTGCAGTAGGTATCGAAGTATCGCAAGAATTGGGTGGTACAGATACGATTACAGTATTATTCATTATAACTACAGGTTTAATAGGTAGTATGATGGGATCAATGTTATTGAAAGTAGGTAATTTTAAGACCTCTATTGCCAGAGGGTTAACATATGGGAATGCATCACACGCTTTCGGTACCGCAAAAGCATTAGAACACGATAACGAATCTGGTGCATTCAGTTCAATTGGAATGATATTAACTGCTGTAATTAGTTCAATACTTATTCCAATTATGATTATTTTGTTCTACTAA
- a CDS encoding acyl-CoA thioesterase, translated as MEHEGLLVAEREIEVNNYDIDAMGIVSNIVYIRWFEDLRTIFINEYMTFSEMMKEHISPILMKTEIEYKVPITIHDKPVGRCWFVKAGRMKWVFKFEITSGDKVHCIGQQTGGFLDLERQRITKMPEVFQNLLK; from the coding sequence ATGGAACATGAAGGCTTGTTAGTCGCCGAAAGAGAAATCGAAGTTAACAATTACGATATTGATGCAATGGGAATTGTAAGTAATATCGTCTATATACGTTGGTTTGAAGATTTACGTACAATATTTATTAATGAATATATGACATTTTCAGAAATGATGAAGGAACATATATCGCCAATATTAATGAAGACAGAAATAGAGTATAAAGTACCAATTACGATACATGATAAACCCGTTGGGCGTTGCTGGTTTGTTAAAGCTGGAAGAATGAAATGGGTATTTAAATTCGAAATTACGTCTGGAGACAAAGTGCATTGTATTGGACAGCAAACAGGTGGTTTCTTAGATTTAGAACGTCAAAGAATAACTAAGATGCCAGAGGTATTTCAAAACTTATTAAAATAA
- a CDS encoding zinc-dependent alcohol dehydrogenase family protein, with product MKAYVYEKPGVAKLIDKEKPVITESTDAIIRMVKTTICGTDLHIIKGDTPEVPSNTTLGHEGIGIVESVGSSVNNFKVGDKVIVSCISPCGKCYYCKKGIYAHCEKDGGWILGHLIDGTQAEYVKVPFADNSLYHAPESLPDEALVMLSDILPTGYEIGVLKGKVKPGSTVSIVGAGPVGLAALLTAQFYSPSKIIMLDLDDNRLATAKELGATHTINSTNVEDAVAQVKSLNHRGVDVAIEAVGIPKTFDLCQKLIGVDGTIANVGVHGLPVQFDIDKLWIKNINVTTGLVSANTTEELLEALKSKIIQPEQLVTHYSKLSDIEHAYDLFRNATDHKAIKLLIENDITE from the coding sequence ATGAAAGCTTATGTTTATGAAAAGCCGGGCGTTGCAAAACTGATTGATAAAGAGAAGCCAGTCATTACGGAAAGTACAGATGCAATTATTAGAATGGTCAAAACAACGATTTGTGGTACAGACCTACATATTATCAAAGGCGATACACCGGAAGTACCATCAAACACAACACTTGGTCATGAAGGTATTGGTATCGTTGAATCAGTTGGTTCAAGTGTAAACAACTTTAAAGTTGGAGACAAAGTCATTGTTTCTTGTATCTCGCCGTGTGGTAAATGTTACTACTGTAAAAAAGGTATTTATGCACATTGTGAAAAAGATGGCGGTTGGATATTAGGTCACCTCATCGATGGTACACAAGCAGAATATGTTAAAGTACCTTTCGCAGACAACTCTTTATACCATGCACCAGAATCTTTACCAGACGAAGCACTCGTTATGCTCTCCGACATTTTACCAACGGGTTATGAAATTGGTGTTTTAAAAGGTAAAGTTAAACCAGGTAGTACGGTTTCGATAGTGGGTGCAGGTCCAGTTGGATTAGCTGCATTATTAACAGCACAATTTTATTCACCTTCTAAAATTATTATGCTCGATTTGGATGATAATCGTTTAGCAACTGCCAAGGAATTAGGTGCTACACATACAATTAATTCAACGAATGTTGAAGATGCTGTTGCTCAAGTAAAATCATTGAACCATCGTGGTGTGGACGTAGCCATTGAAGCTGTTGGTATTCCAAAAACCTTTGATTTATGTCAAAAGTTAATTGGTGTTGACGGCACAATCGCTAATGTTGGCGTTCACGGATTACCAGTACAATTTGATATCGATAAATTATGGATTAAGAATATCAATGTGACAACAGGTTTAGTTTCAGCCAATACGACTGAAGAATTGTTAGAAGCTTTGAAAAGTAAAATTATTCAACCTGAACAATTGGTTACACATTATAGCAAATTAAGTGATATTGAACATGCTTATGATTTATTCAGAAATGCAACAGATCACAAAGCTATCAAATTATTAATTGAGAATGATATAACTGAATAA
- the ptsG gene encoding glucose-specific PTS transporter subunit IIBC has translation MFKKLFGQLQRIGKALMLPVAILPAAGLLLAIGTAFQGEALQQYLPFIKNGVIQNIANMMTGAGGIIFDNLPIIFALGVAIGLAGGDGVAAIAAFVGFIIMNKTMGAFLNVTPAQLEDPSKGFANVLGIPTLQTGVFGGIIIGALAAWCYNKFYNISLPSYLGFFAGKRFVPIMMATTSFILAFPMAWIWPFIQNGLNAFSTGLLDSNTGLAVFLFGFIKRLLIPFGLHHIFHAPFWFEFGSWKNAAGEIIRGDQRIFIEQIREGVHLTSGKFMQGEFPVMMFGLPAAALAIYQTAKPENKKVVGGLMLSAALTSFLTGITEPLEFSFLFVAPLLFFIHAVLDGLSFLTLYLLNLHLGYTFSGGFIDFVLLGILPNKTPWWLVIPVGLVYAVIYYVVFRFLIVKFNFKTPGREDKQASVANTSASKLPFDVLDAMGGKENIKHLDACITRLRVEVNDKSKVDVEGLKALGASGVLEVGNNMQAIFGPKSDQIKHDMARIMNGDITKPSETTVTEDTSDEPVQLEEVKETDIYAPGTGHIIPLSEVPDKVFSEKMMGDGIGFVPEKGGIVAPFDGTVKTIFPTKHAIGLESDTGIEVLIHIGIDTVKLNGEGFESLVDVNEPVTQGQPLMKINLAYLKEHAPSVVTPVIITNQGDKTLTFDDVDSVDPGKRIMTIK, from the coding sequence ATGTTTAAAAAGCTATTTGGACAATTGCAACGAATTGGTAAAGCATTAATGTTACCTGTGGCAATCTTGCCTGCAGCTGGATTATTACTAGCAATTGGAACAGCTTTTCAAGGTGAAGCATTACAGCAATATCTTCCATTTATTAAAAATGGAGTAATTCAAAATATTGCTAACATGATGACAGGTGCTGGTGGTATTATTTTTGATAACTTACCTATCATTTTTGCACTCGGTGTAGCAATAGGACTAGCAGGTGGAGATGGTGTAGCAGCCATTGCAGCTTTTGTCGGATTTATTATTATGAATAAAACAATGGGAGCATTCTTAAATGTTACGCCAGCACAATTGGAAGACCCATCTAAAGGATTCGCAAATGTTTTAGGCATACCTACACTTCAAACTGGAGTGTTTGGTGGGATTATTATAGGGGCTCTAGCAGCTTGGTGTTATAACAAGTTTTATAATATTTCCTTACCATCGTATTTAGGATTCTTTGCGGGTAAACGTTTTGTGCCGATTATGATGGCAACGACATCGTTTATTTTAGCTTTCCCAATGGCTTGGATTTGGCCATTCATTCAAAATGGATTAAATGCATTTAGTACAGGTTTATTAGATTCTAATACTGGATTGGCAGTATTCTTATTTGGATTTATTAAACGATTACTTATTCCATTTGGTTTACATCATATTTTCCATGCGCCATTTTGGTTTGAATTTGGTTCTTGGAAAAATGCAGCTGGAGAAATTATTCGAGGAGATCAACGTATTTTTATTGAGCAAATACGTGAAGGTGTTCATTTAACTTCAGGTAAATTCATGCAAGGTGAATTTCCTGTTATGATGTTTGGATTACCAGCAGCAGCATTAGCAATTTATCAAACAGCTAAACCTGAGAATAAAAAGGTAGTTGGAGGTTTGATGTTATCAGCAGCTTTAACATCATTCTTAACTGGTATTACTGAACCATTAGAATTTTCATTCTTATTCGTAGCACCATTATTATTCTTTATTCATGCAGTACTTGATGGATTATCATTTTTAACGCTTTATCTACTAAATTTACATCTAGGATATACATTCTCTGGAGGATTCATAGATTTTGTTTTATTAGGTATTCTTCCAAATAAAACACCATGGTGGTTAGTGATTCCGGTAGGATTAGTTTACGCTGTCATTTATTATGTAGTATTTAGATTCTTAATTGTTAAATTCAACTTCAAAACGCCAGGTCGTGAAGATAAACAAGCCTCTGTAGCTAATACATCTGCAAGTAAATTACCATTTGATGTGTTAGATGCAATGGGCGGTAAAGAAAATATCAAGCATTTAGATGCTTGTATTACGCGTTTACGTGTTGAAGTCAATGATAAATCTAAAGTAGACGTTGAAGGACTAAAAGCGCTTGGTGCTTCAGGGGTGCTTGAAGTAGGAAATAATATGCAAGCGATTTTTGGACCTAAATCAGATCAAATTAAACATGATATGGCACGTATTATGAATGGAGACATCACAAAACCTAGTGAAACCACTGTGACTGAAGATACATCAGATGAGCCAGTACAGTTGGAAGAGGTAAAAGAAACTGATATCTATGCACCAGGTACGGGTCATATTATTCCATTATCTGAAGTGCCAGATAAAGTATTCTCAGAAAAAATGATGGGTGACGGTATTGGATTTGTTCCTGAAAAAGGCGGAATTGTAGCACCATTTGATGGTACAGTTAAAACGATTTTCCCAACGAAACATGCCATCGGTTTAGAATCTGATACAGGAATTGAAGTATTAATTCATATTGGTATCGATACAGTGAAATTGAATGGTGAAGGCTTCGAAAGTTTAGTCGATGTCAATGAACCTGTCACACAAGGTCAACCATTAATGAAAATTAATTTAGCATACTTAAAAGAACATGCGCCAAGTGTTGTCACACCAGTGATTATTACAAATCAAGGTGATAAAACATTAACATTCGATGATGTTGATTCAGTAGATCCTGGTAAACGCATTATGACAATTAAATAA
- a CDS encoding pyruvate oxidase, which produces MAKIKANEALVKALEAWDIDHLYGIPGDSIDAVVDSLRTVRDSFKFYHVRHEEVASLAAASYTKMTGKIGVALSIGGPGIVHLLNGMYDAKMDRVPQLILAGQTNSTLLGTKAFQETNITDMVSDVSVYNHQIQKGDNVFEIVNEAIRTAYEKRGVAVVVCPNDLLTQKIKDTTHRAIDTTKPKAPTPTLRSIKKAAKLIDKSKKPVMIIGVGAQNAKDELREFVEAAKIPVIHTLPAKTIIPDDHPYSIGNLGKIGTKTSYQTIQDADLLIMAGTNYPYVDYLPKKNIKAIQIDTNPDVIGHRFSVNVGIVGDAKLAFHQLTDAIKHVPQRPFLEKTLERKAVWDKWMEQDMNQESTPIRPERLMKSISKYSDDDAVFSIDVGTSTVWSTRYLNLSVNNKFIISSWLGTMGCGLPGAIASKIAFPKRQAISISGDGAFQMVMQDFATAVQYDLPMTIFVMNNKQLSFIKYEQQAAGELEYAIDFSDMDHAKFAEAAGGKGYVLKDPSRIDEVVEAALNENVPTIVDVHVDPNAAPLPGKIVNEEAINYGKWAYRSITEDKKLDFDEIPPISVAAKRFL; this is translated from the coding sequence ATGGCGAAGATAAAAGCAAACGAAGCATTAGTTAAAGCGTTAGAAGCATGGGATATTGATCACTTATATGGTATTCCGGGGGATTCAATTGACGCAGTAGTAGATAGTTTACGTACTGTTAGAGACTCATTTAAATTCTATCATGTACGTCATGAAGAAGTAGCAAGTTTAGCTGCAGCTTCATACACTAAGATGACAGGTAAAATTGGGGTAGCATTAAGTATCGGTGGTCCTGGTATCGTTCACTTATTAAATGGTATGTATGATGCAAAAATGGATCGCGTACCTCAATTAATTTTAGCTGGTCAAACAAATAGTACTTTATTAGGTACAAAAGCTTTCCAAGAAACAAACATTACTGATATGGTGTCAGATGTTTCTGTATATAATCACCAAATTCAAAAAGGTGATAACGTATTTGAAATTGTTAACGAAGCTATTCGTACAGCATACGAAAAACGCGGTGTAGCAGTAGTTGTATGTCCTAATGACTTATTAACTCAAAAAATTAAAGATACAACTCATCGTGCTATAGACACTACTAAACCAAAAGCACCAACTCCAACATTACGTAGCATTAAAAAAGCAGCAAAATTAATCGATAAAAGTAAAAAACCAGTAATGATTATTGGTGTAGGTGCACAAAATGCTAAAGATGAATTACGTGAATTTGTAGAAGCGGCTAAAATTCCAGTAATTCATACGTTACCAGCTAAAACAATCATTCCTGATGATCACCCATATAGCATCGGTAACTTAGGTAAAATCGGAACAAAAACATCTTACCAAACAATTCAAGATGCCGATTTATTAATCATGGCAGGTACTAACTATCCTTACGTTGACTACCTACCTAAGAAAAATATTAAAGCAATTCAAATTGATACAAACCCAGATGTAATTGGACATCGTTTCAGTGTCAATGTTGGTATCGTTGGTGACGCGAAACTTGCTTTCCATCAATTAACTGATGCTATCAAACACGTACCACAACGCCCATTCTTAGAAAAAACATTAGAACGTAAAGCAGTTTGGGATAAATGGATGGAACAAGATATGAATCAAGAAAGCACACCAATCCGCCCAGAACGTTTAATGAAATCAATTAGTAAATATAGTGACGATGATGCTGTATTCTCAATCGATGTAGGTACATCTACAGTTTGGTCAACACGTTACCTAAACTTATCGGTAAATAATAAATTTATTATTTCTTCTTGGTTAGGTACAATGGGTTGCGGACTTCCAGGAGCAATTGCTTCTAAAATCGCTTTCCCTAAACGTCAAGCTATCTCAATTAGCGGTGACGGTGCATTCCAAATGGTAATGCAAGACTTTGCAACTGCTGTTCAATATGATTTACCAATGACAATTTTTGTTATGAATAACAAACAATTATCATTTATTAAATATGAACAACAAGCTGCAGGTGAATTAGAATATGCCATTGATTTTTCTGATATGGACCATGCTAAATTCGCTGAAGCTGCAGGCGGTAAAGGTTATGTATTAAAAGATCCTAGCCGTATCGATGAAGTAGTAGAAGCAGCGTTAAATGAAAATGTACCAACAATCGTTGATGTACATGTTGATCCAAATGCTGCACCATTACCAGGTAAAATTGTTAATGAAGAAGCAATCAACTATGGTAAATGGGCTTACAGATCAATCACTGAAGATAAAAAATTAGACTTCGACGAAATTCCACCAATTTCTGTCGCTGCTAAACGTTTCTTATAA
- a CDS encoding CidA/LrgA family protein: MKKVLYISKVIIQIAIIIVISYLGSLLQTLLHIPLAGSIVGMILLYLLLELKVIRMNWISDGAEFLLATMVFFFIPSVVGIMDIVSDITKSYIIFFLLIIVGTSCVALASGYIAEKMVKQPNVKRGHQ, translated from the coding sequence TTGAAAAAAGTATTATATATTTCAAAAGTTATCATACAAATTGCCATTATCATAGTCATTAGTTACTTAGGTAGTTTATTGCAAACATTATTGCATATACCACTAGCTGGAAGTATCGTAGGCATGATATTGTTGTACCTTTTACTTGAACTGAAAGTGATACGTATGAATTGGATATCTGACGGCGCAGAATTTCTGTTGGCAACTATGGTGTTCTTCTTTATACCTTCTGTAGTAGGTATAATGGATATTGTATCTGATATTACGAAGAGTTATATCATTTTCTTCTTATTAATAATCGTAGGTACAAGTTGCGTTGCGTTAGCATCTGGTTACATCGCTGAAAAGATGGTTAAACAACCTAACGTTAAGAGAGGCCATCAATAA
- a CDS encoding hydroxymethylglutaryl-CoA reductase, degradative, with the protein MKSLDKTFRHLSREDKLKQLVDYGWLTDESYDVLLKNPLINEEVANSLIENVIGQGTLPVGLLPKIIVDDKEYVVPMMVEEPSVVAAASYGAKLVNNTGGFKTVKSERLMIGQIVFDDVSDTDALAQAIYDLEPQIKQIAAEAYPSIIERGGGYRRIEIDTFPENQLLSLKVFVDTKDAMGANMLNTILEAITAHMKNEFPNRDVLMSILSNHATASVVRVQGEIDIKDLNKGDRSGEEVAQRMERASVLAQVDIHRAATHNKGVMNGIHAVVLATGNDTRGAEASAHAYASRDGQYRGIATWKFDKERGRLVGTIEVPMTLAIVGGGTKVLPIAKASLELLNVQSAQELGQVVAAVGLAQNFSACRALVSEGIQKGHMSLQYKSLAIVVGAQGDEIARVAEALKAAPKANTATAQQILKDLRQQ; encoded by the coding sequence ATGAAGAGTTTAGATAAGACATTTCGACATTTATCTCGTGAAGATAAATTAAAACAACTTGTTGATTATGGATGGTTAACTGATGAAAGCTATGATGTTTTACTAAAAAATCCATTAATTAATGAAGAAGTTGCGAATAGTTTAATTGAGAATGTAATTGGTCAAGGTACATTGCCTGTAGGTTTATTACCTAAAATCATTGTCGATGATAAAGAATATGTTGTACCGATGATGGTTGAAGAACCTTCAGTAGTAGCTGCTGCAAGCTATGGCGCTAAGTTAGTCAACAATACAGGTGGCTTTAAAACAGTTAAGAGTGAACGATTAATGATTGGCCAAATTGTATTTGATGATGTTAGTGATACAGATGCCTTAGCACAAGCCATATATGATTTAGAGCCACAAATTAAACAGATCGCAGCTGAAGCTTACCCATCAATTATAGAACGTGGTGGTGGTTACAGACGTATTGAAATTGATACGTTCCCAGAGAATCAACTATTGTCTTTAAAAGTATTTGTAGATACTAAAGATGCAATGGGTGCCAATATGCTTAATACAATCTTGGAAGCTATAACTGCACATATGAAGAATGAGTTTCCAAATCGCGATGTGCTTATGAGCATTTTGTCTAACCATGCCACAGCCTCAGTAGTACGAGTTCAAGGTGAAATTGATATCAAAGATTTAAATAAAGGTGATCGTTCTGGTGAAGAAGTAGCACAACGCATGGAGCGTGCTTCTGTACTAGCACAAGTCGATATACATCGTGCTGCAACACACAATAAAGGTGTTATGAATGGCATTCACGCCGTAGTCTTAGCAACTGGTAATGATACGCGCGGAGCAGAAGCAAGTGCACATGCATATGCCAGTCGTGATGGACAATATAGAGGTATTGCGACTTGGAAGTTTGATAAAGAACGTGGTCGCTTAGTCGGAACAATAGAAGTACCGATGACATTAGCGATCGTCGGTGGCGGTACGAAAGTATTGCCAATTGCGAAAGCATCACTTGAATTATTGAATGTTCAATCAGCACAAGAATTAGGTCAGGTTGTTGCTGCTGTTGGATTGGCACAGAACTTTTCAGCATGTAGAGCCTTAGTTTCTGAAGGTATTCAAAAAGGTCACATGAGTTTACAATACAAATCATTAGCTATCGTAGTAGGTGCTCAAGGTGATGAGATTGCTCGTGTTGCCGAAGCATTGAAAGCTGCGCCTAAAGCTAATACTGCTACAGCTCAACAAATTTTAAAAGATTTACGACAACAATAA
- the cidR gene encoding cidABC operon transcriptional activator CidR, which translates to MDIKHMKYFMEVVNQGGMTNASKSLYIAQPTISKAIKDIENELKMTLFDRQKRYLVLTDAGKIFYKKCEEIIALYDNIPFEINGLLGLETGHINIGMSAVMDMQQFIYILGEFHKLYPNVTYNLNESGGKSIETRLINDQIDIGITTIPIDENVFDYLPLYSEDLRLVVSKEHDLASRDSVTMAELKNEDFILFNEDFYLNDKIIAAAKNAGFLPNTVSNVSQWNFIEYLLLARLGVSILPEHIANMLKDNIRSIKIEDTGMSWELGAIWKKDKLLSHATSKWIEFMSKRLKYD; encoded by the coding sequence TTGGACATCAAACATATGAAATATTTTATGGAAGTAGTTAATCAAGGTGGTATGACAAATGCTTCGAAATCTCTATACATAGCGCAGCCGACGATTAGTAAAGCAATTAAAGATATAGAAAATGAATTGAAAATGACGTTATTTGATCGTCAAAAGCGTTACCTCGTACTCACTGATGCGGGTAAAATATTCTATAAAAAGTGTGAGGAAATCATAGCGTTATATGATAATATTCCTTTCGAAATTAATGGGCTATTAGGATTAGAAACAGGTCATATCAATATAGGTATGTCTGCAGTAATGGACATGCAACAATTTATCTACATACTAGGGGAGTTTCACAAGCTCTATCCAAACGTGACGTATAATTTAAATGAAAGTGGCGGTAAATCTATAGAGACGCGACTTATTAATGATCAAATTGATATTGGAATTACAACCATTCCTATAGATGAGAACGTCTTTGACTATTTACCATTATATAGCGAAGATTTAAGATTAGTTGTAAGTAAAGAACATGACCTTGCATCACGTGATTCTGTTACAATGGCAGAACTTAAGAATGAAGATTTTATATTATTTAACGAAGACTTTTACCTTAATGATAAAATTATTGCCGCAGCTAAAAATGCAGGATTTCTCCCAAATACGGTTTCAAATGTCTCGCAATGGAATTTTATTGAGTATCTGTTGCTGGCACGTTTAGGTGTAAGTATCTTACCAGAGCACATCGCTAACATGCTTAAAGATAATATCAGAAGTATTAAGATTGAAGATACTGGAATGAGTTGGGAATTAGGTGCCATTTGGAAAAAGGATAAACTATTAAGTCATGCTACCTCTAAATGGATAGAATTTATGAGCAAGAGATTAAAATATGACTAA